The genome window ATTTCAAACGATCggccaaaaaaataaataaataaataaataaaatgaaataaaacaaaatttggcATCTataaaaacacgaaaaaagaaTTTGGGTCGAGGCTTTTGGAAGGGTTGGTCGCATAACATCAAACATACAATATTCTAATTTTGGCCCACTGAGTTGAAGACTCGCTGTTTTTCGTCATACAAAATTTGCTAATACTGTTTTATCCAAATCCTGAAAgctgttttgtggacaaaaaGAATGTATTTATCAACATTAtatttcagacatacatgtacacaaatacaagTGAGCTGACTTCAATGccaaaccaaaaataaaaatacggTCGTTTTAAGGTTTGAGGTTTCTATCTTTATTATGCCATGGGATTATGTTAGTCCCTAATGGTCTATGTACTGTATCTTCATGTAGCAACCATTGGATCCCCAGGTAGTTGCACAGTCACACAGGGATCACATGTCCTCTGTCACAGTCCCAAGTGGTCTATGTACTGTATCTTCATGTAGCAACCATGTAGCGGGGATCACCAGATAGTTGTACAGTCACACAGGGATCACATGTCCTGTGTCACAGTCCCAAATGGTctatgtacagtatgttcatGTAACAGGCATATAGTTGGTATCCAGACAGTTGTACAGTCACACAGGGATCACATGCCCTGTGTCACAGTCCCAAATGGTCTATGTACTGTATCTTCATGTAACTGGTATGTATTTGGTATCCAGACAGTTGTAGAGCCACACAGAGATGACATGTCCTGTGTCACAGTCCCTAATGGCCTACATACTGTATCTTCATGTAGCTGGCATATAGTTGGGATCCAGACAGTTGTACAGTCACACAGAGATGACATGTCCTATGTGACAGCCTCTAATGGCCCATGTACTGTATCTTCATGTAGCTGGCATATAGTTGGTATCCAGACAGTTCTACACTTACACAGAGATGACATGTCCTATGTGACAGCCTCTAATGGCCTATGTACTGTATCTTCATGTAACTGGCATATAGTTGGGATCCAGGTAGTTGTACAGTCACACAGAGATGACATGTCCTGTGTCACAGTCCCAAATGGTCTATGTACTGTATCTTTATGTAACTGGCATATAGTTGGGATCCAGGTAGTTGTACAGTCACACACAGATGACATGTCCTATGTCACAGTCTCTAATGGCCCATGTACTGTATCTTCATGTAGCTGGCATATAGTTGGGATCCAGACAGTTGTACAGTCACACACAGATGACATGTCCTATGTCACAGTCTCTAATGGCCCATGTACTGTATCTTCATGTAACTGGCATATAGTTGGTATCCAGACAGTTGCACAGTCACACACAGATGACATGTCCTATGTCACAGTCTCTAATGGCCTACCCATTGTATCTTCATGTAACTGGCATATAGCTGGTATCCAGACAGCTCTATAGTCACACAGAGATGACATGTCCTATGTCACAGTCTCTCATGGCCTACCCACTGTATCTTCATGTAACTGGCATATAGTTGGTATCCAGACAGTTCTATAGTCACACAGAGATGACATGTCCTATGTCACAGTCTCTAATGGCCTACCCACTGCATCTTCATGTAACTGGTATGTATTTGGTATCCAGACAGTTGTAGAGCCACACAGAGATGACATGTCCTGTGTCACAGTCCCTAATGGCCTACATACTGTATCTTCATGTAGCTGGCATATAGTTGGGATCCAGACAGTTGTACAGTCACACAGAGATGACATGTCCTATGTGACAGCCTCTAATGGCCCATGTACTGTATCTTCATGTAGCTGGCATATAGTTGGTATCCAGACAGTTCTACACTTACACAGAGATGACATGTCCTATGTGACAGCCTCTAATGGCCTATGTACTGTATCTTCATGTAACTGGCATATAGTTGGGATCCAGGTAGTTGTACAGTCACACAGAGATGACATGTCCTGTGTCACAGTCCCAAATGGTCTATGTACTGTATCTTTATGTAACTGGCATATAGTTGGGATCCAGGTAGTTGTACAGTCACACAGAGATGACATGTCCTATGTCACAGTCCCTAATGGCCTACATACTGCATCTTCATCTAGCTGGCATATAGTTGGGATCCAGACAGTTGTACAGTCACACAGAGATGACATGTCCTATGTCACAGTCCCTAATGGCCTACATACTGCATCTTCATCTAGTTGGCATATAGTTGGGATCCAGGTAGTTGTACAGTCACACAGAGATGACATGCCCTATGTCACAGTCCCTAATGGCCTACATACTGTATCTTCATCTAGCTGGCATATAGTTGGGATCCAGGTAGTTGTACAGTCACACAGAGAAGACATGTCCTATGTCACAGTCCCTAATGGCCTACATACTGTATCTTCATCTAGCTGGTATAAAGTTGGGATCCAGGTAGTTGTACAGTCACACAGAGATGACATGTCCTATGTCACAGTCCCTAATGGCCTACATACTGTATCTTCATGTAACTGGTATGTATTTGGTATCCAGACAGTTGTACAGTCACACAGAGATGACATGTCCTATGTCACAGTCCCTAATGGCCTACATACTGCATCTTCATCTAGCTGGCATATAGTTGGGATCCAGACAGTTGTACAGTCACACAGAGATGACATGTCCTATGTCACAGTCCCTAATGGCCTACATACTGTATCTTCATCTAGCTGGCATATAGTTGGGATCCTGACAGTTGTACAGTCACACAGAGATGACATGTCCTATGTCACAGTCCCTAATGGCCTACATACTGTATCTTCATGTAGCTGGCATATAGTTGGGATCCAGGTAGTTGTAGTGCCCCTGAGCAAATCGCGTGTAATCTTGATCAATATGATTTTGTTGACCAGCTTCTTTTAAAGCCTCCAAACGATGACTGGAGTTGTGCATACCAACATCAAAAGTACTGTAAGAGATAAAAACAGGGAACTGTTaacaagtatacatacatgtatttgaaagtaACAGTTCTACAGGCTACAGCAAACTAGCATCGATCAAAGTGCATCAATATATCTACAGATAACAAGTAACCTTTCAAACCAAAATTCTGCCAGTTTTCGCTCTAGACATTCCCTCACTGAGGGACAATACCAGGGATGGGAGCTGATGATTAGAAAAAATGTCTGAAGTTTCTTACATCTGAAAATACCTTACCTTAcctcaaaaatacatttaatagcGATGAGCTATTCTGATGAAGTCAGTAGCATTTTTTTGCAGCAGCAGCAGCGCAAttatccagaagcctctcatcagtgtAATCACTGttagctcatgctgacttcttctaaagctgtaggtgggaaggaaaaccatgaccatctgcagattactggcagactttcccatctacgaccagggaggaagccagtctGAGTTTCACAAACTTGtaaaactcacagcaactgtgCTGTACTAGCTTGCTAGGCAATAAAGGCTCTCTGGTTAGAACATAGTTTAAGCCCAACacaatgtgaaaaacaaatatgacTGGTTCTTTTCTTTTCGTTCACAATCTTTACACATTCCTAGTAGTAATCGAAAATCATAAATATGCTTTGAATGACTCCGTTTTAAAGGGAATCTAGTTTAGCACTACACCTACATGGTACATCTGGAATTGTACATTGGCAAACAGTCTAGTAACATATAAATCCAATATGAGAGTTTCAGGTTCAGACTCTTTTgccactgaaggtaaaaaaatcaTTCTGTATCAAGAGGCAAATATTAGGCTACCTCTGTTGACAATATTCACCCATCACCTTTATCTCACCTCTTTCCTTCAATTCAAAACCTTCCGTAGctcttcaattttctccattgttaGTCTAATCAGAACAGACTGTGAAACCTTTCTCAGATGCCCATGTTAAAACTGATGTCagatgtttaacatttttcacaggtcACATGGATGCCAGTGATAgaactttttctaccttcagtgataaaacCGTTCAAACCGGAAGTTCACCTctttaaacaaataatatttacaacataaaaGTGATCCACAAAAAATCCAGTCAGACTGATTTCTTGGCATAAAACATACCTATCCACACAGTCCTCGCAAAAATCCACAGAGCTTTCCGAGGGACAGTCTAAACAATGCCAGCGAATGCCCACAATCGGGTCACAACCACACTTGTCACACTGAAACAGGGGAAGCAAccactacaggtacatgtggctGACCTAAAATGATgttacctgattctgagagtacatgtaccttaagaAGTGATTTCAGACTTGATACAACTGGGATGATATCTTACctaaaaatgtaagtttcagcaccaaaagtaacattttatgaccGTATATGTgtctaaaaatgcaatttttgggACAATTTTTAGTGCAGATTATTATCTGATTGTATTGGGTCAAGAATGAAATCAGCCACCTTTCCTGCTTTAAACTTCAAGAACACTAAACAAGTTCAACTGTCACATGAAAGAATCCATATCGGAATGGCGGAATGGCAAGAGTAATAAATCAAGAATATGTTCTCCATGAATAACTCGCTGACCTTTTTGACCAGCTGTGTGCCAGACTGTGAAATTTGCCACTTTTACTTGGTCGAATGGTTGACAACTTAAAACGGTGCCCCAATGGTGGGGTGGGTGATTGTTTTCTTGCCTCGACCCATGACTAGACAAACATCGCCACAGGAGTGCGATGCACATGCTTGGCGAGATGAAAGTAGTCCAGTGGGTAAAGGCTTGAAGAATTccacacaacatatatatttttatcgACAAATTATAATAAAGAAAGTATCAAGCCATAGTCGTttacaaacctgtaaattccaaaactgTCCCAAAGTATGTTCTTCTCAAACTGGCAAGCTTATGATCAGTGAATGCATTATGCCGGGAACTGTGTTTTCTGTTCATAGtcccatacatacatgcaacaaATTAGCCTGCCAATGTATTTCAGCGATAAAGACCTGACTGACAAGTATCTGTTAAGCTCCTGTAAAATACAGCGTgaagttttccaagcctcacaaACATCCGATGTTAGAAGTGTTCCTATTTTCCCGCCATTTCATTTCGGAAACTGTCAGTTATATACTGAGGTGTCCTAAACTAACACAGGTTCAAACTGCGTTCTCGCATTATTGTGACAGCCCACTGccatgtctgtacatcagtacatTTGCATTGAGCCTGTATAGGTAGACGAGAACAGTCTCCAGACTTTCCCCATTTCACAAAATGGCAATCATAAACTCAACACGTGGATTTTAATTTGGACTATAAGGTTTGATTTTGTCACTAAACCATTTCAGCAAAGCCATCATAAAGTCATGTGCCGGTATATGTTTTACTTACAAAGGTATTCACAAAActtatatgtaatatatttaccACGAGAATTCCAAACAATTACCACAACAACAGGTGGTCAAGTGGGGTctctgctgtgattgacaggtCCTACGCTCAATGTTGGAACTCTAAAGGCTTTACTCAGAGTTGGGCGTCTCCACAGGTAAGGTGTGAAGACGTACATATCTTTTGATGCAAACAAAGTGGGTGAAAATAGATTTTCTTGTGAGAAGACACATGTAATGCCAAGTctaatttctgtatttaatgGTGGAGCAGCGCAGTGGCTCATTTTTAACGATGGCAAAAACGCTCGAGTTTGACTGATTGTGGCGGGATGATAGGATTACACGCAACAGACAACTAATTTCACCTCACGTTGTACGGTTCACATGTGATTGAGAACGACCAAGGTCTGAGTAGAAATTTAATGTCTCACTGACATGTTCACTGTACCCTGCACATGTGTTGTCGGTTTACTGTACAAACTCTTGCAGATGAGCCTATATAATAAATGCAGTTGTGTAATAAGCTAATTAACAGTTGGGCGTCCATCATTGCCCTTAGTGACCAAATGATACACAAAGACGATGTGGCTTGGGAAATCACCTAAGCGAAGAGACCTACATTTTTGCCATGCGTGTTGTCCCAGACCCATCATAAGTTGACTCAGACTGTGGAGCCTCTCAGTGTCTGTTAAGTCATGTTCACACAATGCGATTTGTCATATTCACACGATGCAATTTGGGGAGTGCTACAACTGTTTAAAATCGTGTTTCATatcctgtttttatttgaatagtCCAAGTTGGTGGGATTACTTGACAGAGACAGCGTAAACGGGTCAGCAAAGCCGTACCTTGAAGCCTGTGTGCTTTGTGTTACACATCCCTGACGTCTTCAGTTTCTGCTGCCTTATTTGCTTGAGCCTTATCAGCTCCTGATACTCGTCTGTGTCCCTCAGGGACTCTGGGACCAACTCCTCATCCTGCAACACAAATCAACAGCAGGTAATCAAAGTGAATGATTCatggattcatttatttcatgtgatttttgtttaacgttATTCTCCAGAATTTACCACTTTCAAGGCCATCATCAAAACTGTTTGCTGTGGTCAACCTCACCGACCCATTAAAATCTGCCCTCCTCCACAGTTCTTATCAGCTTTTCATGTAAGTTACTTCTTAGTCTTCCTCTCaatgttcatttctttaacTATCCCTATTCCTTTCATTAGCGAGAATAAAACAAACGAATTCTCTGCCAACAAATCCTATTTCTTTTTATAAGGTTGTGTTACCTCAAACAAAGAATTCTTTAATCAAGGCCTCGCTGGCAATTTCATGTGAGTATCTCACAATTTGTTGCCACACTACTTTGTGACAGCCATGACAGCTGCACAGGACAGCACAGCAGTTGCACCGGACAGCACAGCAGCTGCACCGGACAGTACAGCAGCTACAAATTTCTCTGGGTAGTTTCAGTCATAGTTCAAAGTGGCCTTTCCGTTTCTGTTTTCCAGTTCATGACAAATTTGGTGAAAAGAATCTTTCCCTTCAAAATCAGTTCAAATTTCTTCCTTTAGCTGAGGCTCATTAGCCAACAAAGTAGTTTTGGGCACACTGATCAAAGATTAGACACTTCAAAATCAGCTAATCTGCTGAAAATTCTCAGTTAAAAGGGAGTTAATAACTCACTGAGACGTCCATGTCCCCTGCCTGTGAGATGAAGTCGGTGTCTACGCTGTTTTCTCCATAGCTGAGGGATGAATCATCGtcagacatgtacactggaGGCTCATGGGAACTCATGAAGGTCGACGGCTGGTAGTAGAACTTCTGGAAGCGATGGTGCCGATGGGATGCCTAGCAAATTCATATTCATGAAGGTCTGAAAAGTGACGactcaaacaaaaacaagtttGAAGTCCTTCTGTTTTCTCGGTTTACaaaatgttcagaaatgtaGAGAACAGATCTAAGTCTAGTGGATGCAACAGGTTTTGACTGCCACTATGTAATTTATTAAGATTTTCCATTATCACACTGCATTAGCTAAAAGCAAAATTAATGCAATGTTGATATTGCATCAACACCAGAGAAAAAGTCAAACAAAATTGAATAAATCTACCCCGAACTTCCTGTCAGTTACAAATGGCAGAAAGGCTGGGGCAGATTAGGGGCaatttaaaagtaatatctttatttgttttcaagaaaTTGCACCTATAATGTGAATGAGATGCACAAAAACATGTGACTTCTCAGCCCCACTTCCACTTGACTTCCTTCAGAAGCATTTAGGCGCCAGCTGATATcaagaaaacatgcacatgtacatatcaacaAATACAGGAGTCGTTATCCACATATTATCCATGTGTTCCCCTCCAGGATCCAAGGCACTCCTAACACCTGAGATGAAAACACTGCATGCTGTACGGGATGTATTTCAGACAGTGATTTTTTAGTCACTCACATAGTCTGTGAGTAAAACCTGTTGCTGAGTCAGCAGGACACAAACCTTTCTGTTATACGCGGACAGGTGAGGCACCTTCCCAGGGATAGGTAACCCTGCTTTGGCCAGCTTAATGAAGTACTTCTGTACACGGCTTGCCACCTGAAAGTCAAAACACACACCGTTAACCAAAACCAACGGGTGCGACTGCTCAATGCTGCCCAATAGTTGCCCTGTGTAAAAAGACAACACTCTCTGGTGTTAGTTTTTTTACCCTGCAGTTCGTATGAACTTCCACGTTTGCttaatgaaggaatgaatgcttggggatTAACATTGTACTTATCAATtcttaagtcatatgacgaggacaAGCcactaggtgtgtgtacatgaaatgtgtcttcttgtggcagggtgagtccatgccaccaaagtgctgccaccactgaattatcatgccgcactaggcatgacaccccatccagtcacattatactgaaactggaccaaccagtcctgtttctttgctttaacctctgagcgccaagtgagccagcaacaagtaccaatttTAGTCTTTGGTACGACCTGAAATGTCAGCTTTTGAACACAAAATGCATCAATTTAAATTCAAATCGCATCATATCTGAATATAAATGTTACACAGTCTTAAAATTTCTTTACAATTTTGGACATAAACTTTTCATCTACGATTAAGTTGCTCATTTCACAGAATTCTAAGAGCTCTATTGAccttagaaaggtgctttgataTTTGTTCGAAAATTAGGATACCTTACAGGTAAAAAGCACATCTAACATCAAGTCACACCTCACAAGCTGTCTCACCTGCTGTAATGTTCTGTTACCCAGGGCTGTAGCTATTTTCTGCCAGCGCTTGGCCTCAACTTCCTCCGGTGGGTACTGGATTAACAAGCTCTCTAGCCTTTTTTGTTCCTCCACAGACCACAGCTGGTTGAACGTGGATGACCGCTTGTCATCTTTGACCCTCCCTCGCACCACTGTGAGACCAGATCGAGGGTCGCTGTTGGTTAACTGATCAGCTAATGAGAATGACTGGAAGGAGCCGTAACCGCTGTCTGCAATGTGAACAACTGAATACTATCAGACATGCCTTGGAACCAAAACATTTGTTCTCCCCATCCCCTCCACTTGGCATCCAAATGTCAACCAGTACTTAAGGCTTCAAAAGAGATGATCAGACCAGTGGACACATGAATTAACAGATATACGTGTACAGCCAAGCCCTTTAGGTAACATGAAACAAACAGGGTTACTGATGCCTAAGTCAATGTCCAAATAAAGATGAACAGACAAACCAACAGACAAGCAAAGCAAGTTTAGGTGAAGATCAGTTGATGGGGTCTGCAGATATCATGTGGAAATGGTCATGGTGCACGAGGACATTTAGTATGTAAGCAAATCATTTTCTATTTAGAGACTATGTAATGATACTACTCATTAGTACATGGTTGCTCAGTGATAGTTAGGACATGGAATCATATGGTTTGAACCAGTCTACTACTGGGATTACaaaggttactgacaccatacattTCAGTATCCTCACAGCCGACCAAAGTGATATAACCTGACACACGTGACACTGGCTGTTGGATACAGGAATACACACATTCAACACATGGCGATTGCTGGGTAATGAAAACTGGATCATGTTGTCTGATGCAGGACAATtcatcattcatgtacatgaactacCCAATTATTCAACATACTTTAAGTCACACCTGCGTGTTGTCTGCCTGTACAGCCTGATATTACGTCCAGAAGATCAATATTTTCACATGCCCAAACggcacatgtacacgtacctccACAACTGCTTCCATCTGATGTCGTTGTCTTCTTCTGTCGTGTCATGTGTTTGTGAATCGTAGAATTGACCAGGTTAGTACTGGACGTGTATTTCTCCCACCTAATGTCGGGTAGCTCCGCCACTAGCTGAGGTCTGGGGAAATTCATCTGCTGGCCTCTCTGCAATTGCTCTACAAAGCCTATTGGTTCACTCAAGGCTGTGTTCTGCATCTCGTGTAATTTGTCCAAGTCCTTGATGGCCGACATTCTCTGCGACTCCAGCATGACAATGGTTTTCAGCAGCTGGCTGTAGTCCTGGTTTCCCTTCAAAGCCAGGTGATCAGATTCAAAATAATACACATCCTCAGCCTCATCGAGAACTGTGCTGTCTGCAGGATGGATTGGGGAAGACTGACCAGGCATGCCGGTGTCAGACATTTCCTGCAGCAGTCTCTCTGGCTGTAGGGATGTAACAAACAGATCAGCTTCGCTATTTCAAGCCCAAAAGGTGCCAGCCTGGAAAAAATTCAAGTCATCCAATATGATTCAAAGATGTGTCAGGAATGTTTTATGCTCCATTTAGAACattgcaaaacaacacacatgtatatgtggatgaaatacaacaaacaatcatcataaatatttcttatttatttatttgatcgtactcaaaaatatttcacttacactaaatctttaacattttcgacctctaaagcactttttccactggaatttatgcatacaattattagaAAATGATGCCAAAGAAAAAtatcactaaagatgcaagcttcataaaattgtgcaaattatttcaatGTACCCCATAGTGCTTTCTGAACGTTACAAAATATTTGCCAAAGgggtggctgaaaaggttgaagaattagggtatacaacagcgaccagcattatggtgggaggggggAAATCCTtgaccatgcacaggttgctgtcagaaaTTTCCACGTAAGGCTGGACTAGCCAGAGAgttagccagcatgagctcggcTATTATCTTTCAGCTCATATCACTGAATGagtgaccaaacattttgatcCCTGATGCAGAAAAACAGATCTATAGTGCACAACtgcttttttaaattaatttgatgGACAACTGACTGAATGAATTTATCAATCCCCTGTAAACATAAaagcaaatcaataaaaacatgCGCCACCTGGATGTTGTCTGAGGGTGAACTCAGTGGAATAATTCAATGAACTAGATGGGCTAGTGTTGATTGTTTCCCATTGTATTCATGACATTTTATGAATAGATGTGTCATAACCATGAAAGCTTCCACTGCACACTCTTCTTGGTGGATGCCACCATCTTGCCACTGCTCCACGGTGTTGCAGGTCCAAGGATtgcttatatttacttatacacGCAGACCACTGCCAGCTAGACCTTACCCAATAATAAAAATTCACTGCCGATTTCTTGGCTATGACCAACCTAACGTCAGAATAATCTCGGActattttgaataaaatattcaattttaaactttatttaaatgtttaatgaGGGTCCTAAATATTATTTAGGACCCTAAGCATAAGGTCTTACTGGACAGGCAGAGAGAAGTTAGCAATCAACTGTTTTCAGAAATCTTACTAAGTATCCTACAGGAATGAACTGAACGAACATCATCATCAAGACTTCGACACACTAccaggcgttgttgttgtatcatCATGCCCACACACATCTCGTGTCATCATGACGCCTGATATGGCCATTCTAGGTGTTAAGGCGTCTTATTTAGACGTTATCCATCAAGTTAAAGAGAAAATCTTACCCTTTTATGAATAACCCctttatgaatatttaaaagaaacacCGAAAAATCACTTCAGCCGAAAACTGATTTTGTAGCAGACATCTTTTTGAATCACCCGGATGAGACGTGTGTGAGAACTGAAAATGTAAACCATTTTATATGTGGAAAAAGAATAGTCTTAATAAAAACACTGCGcaaataaaacttttataagtttaaaaatgttaaatttaattctgattatagtaaataaatgataaagcTTGAACCATAAAAAGCAATGCCATCACAAACAAATTGTTAAACTTCCGatctcagtcagagttttaatttttaattaagcCCTGCCATCGACAGCTTTAACACATAGCGAAGCGAGGAGAAACAGGCCAAAACAACACTGATGATTATGTGCTGTACTAACAGTTTATTGCTGAATTGTTGTCACAGGCATGTAACTTGAGATCTTGGAAGAAGGGCCATGGCATGCCAGTCTGTAAAAACGCCTGCAGGGGATGAGTCGCAAGATCAGCTTGGTATGATTATGAGAGAGTTTCTCCCAACTCGCATTTTTCTCCCAAACTGATGACGCTGTGGAGAGATTTCCAGTCGTTCATCTCAACAGAAGAAATGCTACTGGGCTGAAGTCACTCTGGTTCCTAAACAAGATAAATCAGTTGGAAAGAAGCCTATATGTGAAATGGAAATTCTAATggactgatattttttttatcttagatcaacatatttatttgattttgattggtgttttacgccatatattcaagaaaatttcattaatATGACGTATCAGATGGGAGAAAACAAGATCTTGCCGTGAGAAACAACCAACCAACCTACTGTAATGCTATTGAACTCGTGCAAGTTCAGAAATCAGTTTAAAGTAATAATTAAAGCTTCAAGTTGGTGTCACTTATCTGAACAGTGTAGATGAAAACCGTGAGataaactgaaaaacatttatGCCACACTCTAACACCCCACTCTTAATAGGTGTCAGTTGAAAATAATTGGATCATACAGCACTATATCTGACAGGTTCACTGTGTAAATCACACGCTCTATTTCGTATAATATT of Liolophura sinensis isolate JHLJ2023 chromosome 13, CUHK_Ljap_v2, whole genome shotgun sequence contains these proteins:
- the LOC135480323 gene encoding ZZ-type zinc finger-containing protein 3-like; the encoded protein is MSDTGMPGQSSPIHPADSTVLDEAEDVYYFESDHLALKGNQDYSQLLKTIVMLESQRMSAIKDLDKLHEMQNTALSEPIGFVEQLQRGQQMNFPRPQLVAELPDIRWEKYTSSTNLVNSTIHKHMTRQKKTTTSDGSSCGDSGYGSFQSFSLADQLTNSDPRSGLTVVRGRVKDDKRSSTFNQLWSVEEQKRLESLLIQYPPEEVEAKRWQKIATALGNRTLQQVASRVQKYFIKLAKAGLPIPGKVPHLSAYNRKASHRHHRFQKFYYQPSTFMSSHEPPVYMSDDDSSLSYGENSVDTDFISQAGDMDVSDEELVPESLRDTDEYQELIRLKQIRQQKLKTSGMCNTKHTGFKCDKCGCDPIVGIRWHCLDCPSESSVDFCEDCVDSTFDVGMHNSSHRLEALKEAGQQNHIDQDYTRFAQGHYNYLDPNYMPAT